From a single Pleurodeles waltl isolate 20211129_DDA chromosome 8, aPleWal1.hap1.20221129, whole genome shotgun sequence genomic region:
- the TSKU gene encoding tsukushi isoform X1, protein MAADQFTDLKMTLSALLQILLLTPFIGSTKTCFPDCHCEVESFGLFDSFSLTKVDCSGVGPHIVPVSIPLDTSYLDLSSNRLSIINETMLSGRGYTTLVSLDLSYNQITRISSTTFSKLRYLETLDMSHNSLEALPDESFCSSALGEVDFSNNKLADIKMEVFTSKGQRKPMNLDLSSNLISKVLQSDERNLPNIQSLTLSENRLHSVPNLQGIPLRYLNLDTNPIAKIEKQDFVGLKGLIHLSLSNLNLLTEVSPYCFKELPTLQVLDLSNNPNLKFLNAEVFVGLNSLQELNLSSTGVMSLPKDMLKHLPSIKSIALGKNIHCLKSIKAGQFHRQGSLPKKEILHCRDDRGSISAPNLL, encoded by the coding sequence atctaAAAATGACTTTGTCAGCGTTGCTCCAGATTTTGCTTCTGACTCCATTTATTGGATCCACCAAGACCTGTTTTCCTGACTGTCACTGTGAAGTTGAGTCCTTCGGCCTTTTTGACAGCTTTAGTTTGACCAAAGTTGACTGTAGTGGAGTTGGGCCTCATATTGTCCCGGTGTCTATTCCTTTGGACACTTCCTACTTGGATTTATCTTCCAACAGGCTGAGCATCATTAATGAAACCATGCTGTCTGGACGTGGCTACACAACCTTGGTCAGCCTGGATCTCAGTTACAACCAGATCACTAGGATCTCTTCCACGACATTTTCAAAGCTCCGGTACTTGGAGACTTTGGATATGAGCCACAACTCCTTGGAGGCCCTGCCCGATGAAAGCTTTTGTAGTTCGGCTCTGGGTGAAGTGGACTTCAGCAACAATAAGCTGGCCGATATAAAAATGGAAGTTTTTACATCAAAAGGGCAAAGAAAACCTATGAATTTAGATCTCTCAAGCAacctaatttctaaggttttgcaaaGCGATGAAAGAAACCTTCCCAACATCCAGAGCTTAACGTTGTCAGAAAACAGACTGCATTCTGTGCCAAATCTTCAAGGAATTCCACTTCGATACCTTAACCTTGATACCAACCCGATTGCCAAAATTGAAAAGCAGGATTTCGTGGGACTGAAAGGGTTGATCCATTTGTCACTCAGCAATCTCAACCTCTTGACTGAAGTGTCCCCTTATTGCTTCAAAGAGTTGCCAACTCTCCAGGTCCTGGACCTCTCAAACAATCCTAACCTGAAATTCCTAAATGCAGAAGTCTTCGTCGGCCTGAACTCCTTGCAAGAGCTTAATTTGTCCAGTACTGGTGTCATGTCCTTACCGAAGGATATGCTGAAGCATCTCCCTTCTATAAAAAGCATCGCCTTGGGGAAGAACATACATTGCCTAAAGTCAATAAAGGCCGGCCAGTTTCACCGGCAAGGCAGCCTGCCCAAAAAAGAAATCCTTCACTGCCGCGATGACCGTGGGTCTATAAGTGCACCTAATTTATTATGA
- the TSKU gene encoding tsukushi isoform X2 gives MPRQAVDLKMTLSALLQILLLTPFIGSTKTCFPDCHCEVESFGLFDSFSLTKVDCSGVGPHIVPVSIPLDTSYLDLSSNRLSIINETMLSGRGYTTLVSLDLSYNQITRISSTTFSKLRYLETLDMSHNSLEALPDESFCSSALGEVDFSNNKLADIKMEVFTSKGQRKPMNLDLSSNLISKVLQSDERNLPNIQSLTLSENRLHSVPNLQGIPLRYLNLDTNPIAKIEKQDFVGLKGLIHLSLSNLNLLTEVSPYCFKELPTLQVLDLSNNPNLKFLNAEVFVGLNSLQELNLSSTGVMSLPKDMLKHLPSIKSIALGKNIHCLKSIKAGQFHRQGSLPKKEILHCRDDRGSISAPNLL, from the coding sequence atctaAAAATGACTTTGTCAGCGTTGCTCCAGATTTTGCTTCTGACTCCATTTATTGGATCCACCAAGACCTGTTTTCCTGACTGTCACTGTGAAGTTGAGTCCTTCGGCCTTTTTGACAGCTTTAGTTTGACCAAAGTTGACTGTAGTGGAGTTGGGCCTCATATTGTCCCGGTGTCTATTCCTTTGGACACTTCCTACTTGGATTTATCTTCCAACAGGCTGAGCATCATTAATGAAACCATGCTGTCTGGACGTGGCTACACAACCTTGGTCAGCCTGGATCTCAGTTACAACCAGATCACTAGGATCTCTTCCACGACATTTTCAAAGCTCCGGTACTTGGAGACTTTGGATATGAGCCACAACTCCTTGGAGGCCCTGCCCGATGAAAGCTTTTGTAGTTCGGCTCTGGGTGAAGTGGACTTCAGCAACAATAAGCTGGCCGATATAAAAATGGAAGTTTTTACATCAAAAGGGCAAAGAAAACCTATGAATTTAGATCTCTCAAGCAacctaatttctaaggttttgcaaaGCGATGAAAGAAACCTTCCCAACATCCAGAGCTTAACGTTGTCAGAAAACAGACTGCATTCTGTGCCAAATCTTCAAGGAATTCCACTTCGATACCTTAACCTTGATACCAACCCGATTGCCAAAATTGAAAAGCAGGATTTCGTGGGACTGAAAGGGTTGATCCATTTGTCACTCAGCAATCTCAACCTCTTGACTGAAGTGTCCCCTTATTGCTTCAAAGAGTTGCCAACTCTCCAGGTCCTGGACCTCTCAAACAATCCTAACCTGAAATTCCTAAATGCAGAAGTCTTCGTCGGCCTGAACTCCTTGCAAGAGCTTAATTTGTCCAGTACTGGTGTCATGTCCTTACCGAAGGATATGCTGAAGCATCTCCCTTCTATAAAAAGCATCGCCTTGGGGAAGAACATACATTGCCTAAAGTCAATAAAGGCCGGCCAGTTTCACCGGCAAGGCAGCCTGCCCAAAAAAGAAATCCTTCACTGCCGCGATGACCGTGGGTCTATAAGTGCACCTAATTTATTATGA
- the TSKU gene encoding tsukushi isoform X3 has product MSDPTSYLKMTLSALLQILLLTPFIGSTKTCFPDCHCEVESFGLFDSFSLTKVDCSGVGPHIVPVSIPLDTSYLDLSSNRLSIINETMLSGRGYTTLVSLDLSYNQITRISSTTFSKLRYLETLDMSHNSLEALPDESFCSSALGEVDFSNNKLADIKMEVFTSKGQRKPMNLDLSSNLISKVLQSDERNLPNIQSLTLSENRLHSVPNLQGIPLRYLNLDTNPIAKIEKQDFVGLKGLIHLSLSNLNLLTEVSPYCFKELPTLQVLDLSNNPNLKFLNAEVFVGLNSLQELNLSSTGVMSLPKDMLKHLPSIKSIALGKNIHCLKSIKAGQFHRQGSLPKKEILHCRDDRGSISAPNLL; this is encoded by the coding sequence atctaAAAATGACTTTGTCAGCGTTGCTCCAGATTTTGCTTCTGACTCCATTTATTGGATCCACCAAGACCTGTTTTCCTGACTGTCACTGTGAAGTTGAGTCCTTCGGCCTTTTTGACAGCTTTAGTTTGACCAAAGTTGACTGTAGTGGAGTTGGGCCTCATATTGTCCCGGTGTCTATTCCTTTGGACACTTCCTACTTGGATTTATCTTCCAACAGGCTGAGCATCATTAATGAAACCATGCTGTCTGGACGTGGCTACACAACCTTGGTCAGCCTGGATCTCAGTTACAACCAGATCACTAGGATCTCTTCCACGACATTTTCAAAGCTCCGGTACTTGGAGACTTTGGATATGAGCCACAACTCCTTGGAGGCCCTGCCCGATGAAAGCTTTTGTAGTTCGGCTCTGGGTGAAGTGGACTTCAGCAACAATAAGCTGGCCGATATAAAAATGGAAGTTTTTACATCAAAAGGGCAAAGAAAACCTATGAATTTAGATCTCTCAAGCAacctaatttctaaggttttgcaaaGCGATGAAAGAAACCTTCCCAACATCCAGAGCTTAACGTTGTCAGAAAACAGACTGCATTCTGTGCCAAATCTTCAAGGAATTCCACTTCGATACCTTAACCTTGATACCAACCCGATTGCCAAAATTGAAAAGCAGGATTTCGTGGGACTGAAAGGGTTGATCCATTTGTCACTCAGCAATCTCAACCTCTTGACTGAAGTGTCCCCTTATTGCTTCAAAGAGTTGCCAACTCTCCAGGTCCTGGACCTCTCAAACAATCCTAACCTGAAATTCCTAAATGCAGAAGTCTTCGTCGGCCTGAACTCCTTGCAAGAGCTTAATTTGTCCAGTACTGGTGTCATGTCCTTACCGAAGGATATGCTGAAGCATCTCCCTTCTATAAAAAGCATCGCCTTGGGGAAGAACATACATTGCCTAAAGTCAATAAAGGCCGGCCAGTTTCACCGGCAAGGCAGCCTGCCCAAAAAAGAAATCCTTCACTGCCGCGATGACCGTGGGTCTATAAGTGCACCTAATTTATTATGA
- the TSKU gene encoding tsukushi isoform X4, producing the protein MTLSALLQILLLTPFIGSTKTCFPDCHCEVESFGLFDSFSLTKVDCSGVGPHIVPVSIPLDTSYLDLSSNRLSIINETMLSGRGYTTLVSLDLSYNQITRISSTTFSKLRYLETLDMSHNSLEALPDESFCSSALGEVDFSNNKLADIKMEVFTSKGQRKPMNLDLSSNLISKVLQSDERNLPNIQSLTLSENRLHSVPNLQGIPLRYLNLDTNPIAKIEKQDFVGLKGLIHLSLSNLNLLTEVSPYCFKELPTLQVLDLSNNPNLKFLNAEVFVGLNSLQELNLSSTGVMSLPKDMLKHLPSIKSIALGKNIHCLKSIKAGQFHRQGSLPKKEILHCRDDRGSISAPNLL; encoded by the coding sequence ATGACTTTGTCAGCGTTGCTCCAGATTTTGCTTCTGACTCCATTTATTGGATCCACCAAGACCTGTTTTCCTGACTGTCACTGTGAAGTTGAGTCCTTCGGCCTTTTTGACAGCTTTAGTTTGACCAAAGTTGACTGTAGTGGAGTTGGGCCTCATATTGTCCCGGTGTCTATTCCTTTGGACACTTCCTACTTGGATTTATCTTCCAACAGGCTGAGCATCATTAATGAAACCATGCTGTCTGGACGTGGCTACACAACCTTGGTCAGCCTGGATCTCAGTTACAACCAGATCACTAGGATCTCTTCCACGACATTTTCAAAGCTCCGGTACTTGGAGACTTTGGATATGAGCCACAACTCCTTGGAGGCCCTGCCCGATGAAAGCTTTTGTAGTTCGGCTCTGGGTGAAGTGGACTTCAGCAACAATAAGCTGGCCGATATAAAAATGGAAGTTTTTACATCAAAAGGGCAAAGAAAACCTATGAATTTAGATCTCTCAAGCAacctaatttctaaggttttgcaaaGCGATGAAAGAAACCTTCCCAACATCCAGAGCTTAACGTTGTCAGAAAACAGACTGCATTCTGTGCCAAATCTTCAAGGAATTCCACTTCGATACCTTAACCTTGATACCAACCCGATTGCCAAAATTGAAAAGCAGGATTTCGTGGGACTGAAAGGGTTGATCCATTTGTCACTCAGCAATCTCAACCTCTTGACTGAAGTGTCCCCTTATTGCTTCAAAGAGTTGCCAACTCTCCAGGTCCTGGACCTCTCAAACAATCCTAACCTGAAATTCCTAAATGCAGAAGTCTTCGTCGGCCTGAACTCCTTGCAAGAGCTTAATTTGTCCAGTACTGGTGTCATGTCCTTACCGAAGGATATGCTGAAGCATCTCCCTTCTATAAAAAGCATCGCCTTGGGGAAGAACATACATTGCCTAAAGTCAATAAAGGCCGGCCAGTTTCACCGGCAAGGCAGCCTGCCCAAAAAAGAAATCCTTCACTGCCGCGATGACCGTGGGTCTATAAGTGCACCTAATTTATTATGA